In Camelus ferus isolate YT-003-E chromosome 33, BCGSAC_Cfer_1.0, whole genome shotgun sequence, the genomic stretch AAATTTAACAGACGACAGATTTTTTTGGCAAATTGGAGAACACTCTGTAAACTGAAGAGAAGTTCCTGGAAGAAGTAAGCATTTATGCTGTAATCCTTACAATACAGAGGCAGCATTAGTACAAAGTGAAGACCCTTTTATTCATGCCCTAGCTCCGCAACTTTCTCTCTCTGCGATGCTGTCCAAGTGTCTTAATCTCTCAGTGCCTTAATATCTATCTCAGTACATtgggataataatatctactgCATAGgataattaaaataacatatgCCAGTATTCGTAAAGTGCATAGAATAGTGACTAGTACATGGTGAGCACCATAAAAGATTTTGTTGaatacaaatttttatatatgtacacagaTTAACCACACCAGAATCTATTCAACCTCACCTACTTGTTCCAAATCCCACTTAGCGGTCACACCGACTCTAAGAGACTGGCTGCCCCGGGTAAGTACAAGACAAAGTTGTAAGGacaaataatgatgaaaaagctTACACCCCACAGGCATGTACCCCTTGGATTAGGGCTTTTCTCAGAGCCACCTTCACGTCCTTGTTTCTCAAGCTGTAGATCAAAGGATTCAGGGAAGGGGTGACAATACTGTTCAACACTGGAACCACAGAGCCCAGCCTCGGGCTGGAGGCGGGCCAGAGATAAATGAGGACCACCGGCCCGTAGAAGAGCAGGACAGAAGCCAGGTGggcgctgcagactgagaagGCTTTGCGCCTGCCCTGTGAGGAGCTGATTTTCAGTACAGCAACCACAATGCGAGCGTAGGAAGTGAGGATAAGGAGGAAACACACGAGGGCCACGACACCTAAGTTGGTGAAGCTCACCGTCTGCGCTAGAGAGGTGTCTGCACAGGCCAGGGGCAGCACCACCGGGATATCACAGAAGAAACTGTCCACCTCGTTGGGGCCGCAGTAGGGCAActtaaagatgaggaaagtgagggcaGATGCATGCACACAGCTCCCCATCCAGGTGCCTAGAGTCAGGATGGCGCACACCCTGTAGTTCATGATGACTGTGTACCGCAGGGGGTGACAGATGGCAGCAAAGCGGTCGTAGGCCATCGCGGTGTAGAGGAAACACTCAGTGCAACCCAGGAAGTGGTAAAAGAAGAGCTGGGAGGCACAGCCCTGGAAGGAGATGGTCCTGCTTTGCCCCATTAGGTAGAGCATCATCTTGGGGGAACTCACTGAAGGGAAAAATATGTCAAACACTGACAGGTTTcccaggaagaagtacatgggggtgtggagggtggcGGAAGTGAGGACGGCCAGAAGAATGAGCAGGTTCCCCAGGAGACTGAGCAAGTAGAAGgcaagaaacaagacaaagagcACATTTTCCAGCCCGTTTGTGTGAGGGATTCCTGTAAGGACGAACTCAGTTACTGGAGTGTGATTCCTCATCTTCACGTCTAGTCCCACCTGGAAGATCAAATAACAGCCTCGCTGAGAGGAGCTTTTCCCAAAACACTAATGACTTCATAGCACCCACTGGAGAGTGATAATATCTGTACACTGCAAATAAGTTCTAAATGGAAGTCAGTCCAGTTGTCACGGATTAATGTGCAACATTAAGTCATTTATTTGTCATCTGATTCCCCAGAAGGACAAGAGAGAACATGAGAGGCAGGACAGGACAGAGGGCAGAGAATGAAACCTACACTTGGATACACCTGAGTTTAAAAGCTGAGTCTGCTTCccactgtgaccttggacaacttaAACCATCTCCAAACTCCCTCTGCATCTGTAGACATACTATGGcaattatcttacagttcttgtgaggattaacgCTTTTTAATGTATACAAAGTCCCTAATGTAACACCTGCTCCTATCCACCCTTGTTCAAAAATTCACTCAAGATacaaatattctgattttataaagTATTTCTTAGGCTGACCTGCAGAAGTTTGGAATTGATTTGAACGATTGATGTGAATGATTCATATAAATGCTTTCTCCATAATCagctggaaaaactgaaaactgatcATTGTCTAGTGGGAATACAGCAAAAGAGGATGGAAACAATAATATTTAAGGTAGAAAAAAGGAGCACACAATTGCCAATATTAAAACAACTATCCACTTTCAATGTAAAATTTAGTCTCTCAATAGAACTTACATCTGCAATATGACTAAATGTATGCA encodes the following:
- the LOC102517898 gene encoding putative olfactory receptor 10D4, with the translated sequence MRNHTPVTEFVLTGIPHTNGLENVLFVLFLAFYLLSLLGNLLILLAVLTSATLHTPMYFFLGNLSVFDIFFPSVSSPKMMLYLMGQSRTISFQGCASQLFFYHFLGCTECFLYTAMAYDRFAAICHPLRYTVIMNYRVCAILTLGTWMGSCVHASALTFLIFKLPYCGPNEVDSFFCDIPVVLPLACADTSLAQTVSFTNLGVVALVCFLLILTSYARIVVAVLKISSSQGRRKAFSVCSAHLASVLLFYGPVVLIYLWPASSPRLGSVVPVLNSIVTPSLNPLIYSLRNKDVKVALRKALIQGVHACGV